A window of the Lactuca sativa cultivar Salinas chromosome 7, Lsat_Salinas_v11, whole genome shotgun sequence genome harbors these coding sequences:
- the LOC111877807 gene encoding probable sucrose-phosphate synthase 1 → MAGNDWINSYLEAILDVGPGLDDKKSSLLLRERGRFSPTRYFVDNVIGFDETDLHRSWVKAQATRSPQERNTRLENMCWRIWNLARQKKQLENEENHRVAKRRIEREKGRREAVADMSEDLSEGEKGENINDVSVHGESHRGRLPRMSSLDAMEAWANTQKGKKLYLVLISLHGLIRGENMELGRDSDTGGQVKYVVELARALASMPGVYRVDLLTRQVASPEVDWSYGEPTEMLSPRNSDGMTDEIGESSGAYIIRIPFGPKDKYVPKELLWPHIPEFVDGALGHVIQMSKVLGEQVGGGYPVWPVAIHGHYADAGDSAARLSGALNVPMLFTGHSLGRDKLEQLLRQGRLTKDEINATYKIMRRIEGEENSLDASEIVITSTRQEIDEQWRLYDGFDPVLEKKLRARIRRNVSCYGRFMPRMVVIPPGMEFNHIVPHDVDGENEGSEDHQTSPDPPIWTEIMRFFTNPRKPMILALARPDPKKNLTTLVKAFGECRPLRELANLTLIMGNRDNIDEMSSTSASMLLSIIKMIDKYDLYGQVAYPKHHKQSDVPDIYRLAAKTKGVFINPAFIEPFGLTLIEAAAHGLPMVATKNGGPVDIHRVLDNGLLIDPHDQKSIADALLKLVADKQLWSKCRSNGLRNIHLFSWTEHCKTYLSRIATCKPRHPGWLKNDDDDETSESDSPSDSLRDMQDISLNLKFSMDGGEKGNSINPEDRNSKLENAVLSYTKSIAKVNPEQPKFPALRRRTHIFVVAIDDDDVEGIFGNVRKIFEAVDKEKNEGSIGFILATSLQIAEVHSFLVKKGVNPADFDAFICNSGADLYYSSSHSEDNPFVFDLYYHSHIEYRWGGEGLRKTLVKWASSIIDKKAEKKSEEHVVTEDEEVTTNYCYAFNIHKPGLVPPVKELQKLMRIQALRCHVIYCQNGRKINVIPVSASRSQALRYLYLRWGMELSKVVVFVGESGDTDYEGFLGGVHKVVIMKGVGNSNSNQLHANRVYPLSDVIPTESGNIIQTSEECGSGDIRASLGKIGVLNG, encoded by the exons ATGGCGGGAAACGATTGGATAAACAGTTACTTGGAAGCCATACTTGATGTAGGTCCTGGACTTGATGATAAAAAGTCATCCTTGCTCCTCCGTGAAAGAGGCCGTTTTAGCCCGACACGCTACTTCGTCGATAACGTTATCGGCTTCGATGAGACTGATCTTCATCGCTCCTGGGTTAAA GCCCAAGCGACGAGGAGTCCTCAAGAGAGGAACACCAGACTCGAGAATATGTGTTGGAGGATTTGGAATTTAGCTCGTCAGAAAAAACAG CTTGAGAATGAGGAAAACCATAGAGTGGCCAAACGCCGAATTGAACGTGAAAAAGGTCGCAGAGAAGCAGTTGCAGATATGTCAGAAGACTTATCCGAAGGGGAAAAAGGAGAAAACATCAACGATGTATCTGTTCATGGTGAAAGCCACAGAGGTCGTTTGCCCAGAATGTCCTCCTTGGATGCCATGGAAGCATGGGCCAATACACAAAAAGGGAAAAAACTCTATCTTGTATTAATAAG TCTTCATGGGTTAATACGTGGTGAAAACATGGAGCTAGGTCGTGATTCTGATACAGGTGGACAG GTGAAGTATGTAGTGGAACTAGCAAGGGCATTAGCGTCAATGCCAGGTGTCTACAGAGTTGATTTACTTACAAGACAAGTAGCATCACCAGAAGTAGACTGGAGTTATGGAGAACCAACAGAAATGTTATCTCCAAGAAACTCAGATGGAATGACAGATGAAATAGGAGAAAGCAGTGGAGCATATATAATCCGTATCCCATTTGGTCCAAAAGACAAATATGTCCCTAAAGAGCTTCTATGGCCCCACATCCCTGAATTTGTTGATGGAGCACTTGGACACGTCATCCAGATGTCAAAAGTTTTGGGTGAGCAAGTTGGTGGTGGATACCCTGTGTGGCCTGTTGCCATTCATGGACATTATGCTGATGCTGGTGACTCAGCTGCCAGGCTGTCAGGTGCCCTAAATGTTCCCATGCTTTTTACTGGTCATTCACTTGGAAGAGATAAGTTGGAGCAGCTTTTGAGACAGGGGAGATTGACAAAAGATGAAATCAATGCTACTTATAAGATCATGAGAAGAATTGAAGGTGAAGAGAATAGTCTTGATGCCTCTGAGATTGTTATAACAAGCACTAGACAAGAGATAGATGAACAATGGAGATTATATGACGGTTTTGACCCTGTGCTTGAAAAGAAACTTAGAGCTAGGATCAGGCGGAATGTTAGCTGTTATGGAAGGTTCATGCCTCGTATGGTT GTAATTCCACCTGGGATGGAGTTTAATCATATTGTTCCACATGATGTTGATGGTGAAAATGAAGGATCTGAAGATCATCAGACTTCTCCAGATCCACCTATTTGGACAGAG ATAATGCGATTCTTCACCAATCCACGTAAGCCAATGATTCTTGCACTTGCTAGACCAGATCCCAAAAAGAACCTTACAACTTTGGTTAAAGCATTTGGGGAGTGTCGCCCATTAAGAGAGCTTGCTAATCTT acaTTAATTATGGGTAACAGAGATAACATTGATGAGATGTCAAGCACAAGTGCTTCGATGCTTCTTTCCATTATTAAAATGATTGATAAATATGATCTTTATGGTCAAGTCGCCTACCCTAAACATCATAAACAGAGTGATGTCCCTGATATATACCGATTAGCAGCAAAAACCAAG GGTGTTTTCATCAATCCAGCTTTCATTGAGCCATTTGGACTCACTTTAATCGAG GCTGCTGCTCATGGGCTACCAATGGTTGCCACGAAAAACGGAGGCCCAGTAGACATACATCGG gtGCTTGACAATGGTTTACTCATCGATCCACATGACCAAAAATCGATAGCGGATGCTTTACTAAAACTCGTTGCAGACAAACAACTATGGTCAAAATGTCGGTCAAACGGATTAAGAAACATTCATCTCTTTTCATGGACTGAACACTGTAAAACCTACCTCTCACGTATCGCCACGTGTAAGCCACGTCACCCCGGGTGGCTAAAAAACGACGACGATGACGAAACTTCTGAATCCGATTCACCAAGCGATTCCCTACGCGATATGCAAGACATCTCTCTAAACCTAAAGTTCTCAATGGACGGGGGTGAAAagggtaattctataaaccccgAGGACCGAAATAGTAAATTAGAAAACGCTGTTTTATCGTACACAAAAAGTATCGCGAAGGTAAATCCGGAGCAACCGAAGTTCCCGGCGTTGAGACGGAGGACGCATATATTTGTGGTGGCGATTGACGACGACGACGTGGAGGGTATTTTCGGAAATGTTAGGAAGATTTTTGAGGCGGTTGATAAGGAGAAGAACGAAGGTTCGATTGGGTTTATTTTGGCGACTTCGTTACAAATTGCGGAAGTTCATTCGTTTTTGGTGAAGAAAGGGGTGAATCCTGCGGATTTTGATGCGTTTATTTGTAATAGTGGAGCGGATTTGTATTATTCGTCTTCTCATTCTGAAGATAATCCGTTTGTTTTCGATTTATATTATCATTCGCATATTGAGTATCGATGGGGAGGTGAAGGACTTCGGAAGACTTTGGTCAAATGGGCGTCTTCTATAATTGATAAAAAAGCTGAGAAGAAAAGTGAAGAACATGTTGttacagaagatgaagaagtcaCAACGAATTACTGTTATGCTTTTAACATTCACAAACCTGGAtta GTGCCACCTGTCAAGGAGCTTCAAAAGTTGATGAGGATTCAAGCTCTTCGTTGTCATGTTATTTATTGCcaaaatggaaggaaaataaaTGTTATTCCAGTATCAGCATCTCGTTCTCAAGCTCttag GTACTTGTATCTGAGGTGGGGTATGGagttatcaaaagtggtggtatTTGTTGGAGAAAGTGGGGACACAGATTATGAAGGGTTTCTAGGTGGGGTCCACAAGGTGGTTATAATGAAAGGAGTTGGAAACAGTAACAGCAATCAGCTTCATGCGAATAGAGTCTATCCGCTTTCAGACGTTATTCCTACTGAAAGTGGTAATATCATTCAGACATCTGAAGAGTGTGGAAGTGGTGATATTCGTGCTTCATTGGGAAAAATTGGAGTTCTGAATGGGTAA
- the LOC111877809 gene encoding uncharacterized protein LOC111877809, which yields MDLKPFRLDIDDLINEFAKGEMTTLTDMKKIWLSKKFSCIFEAKPNSKLGFFMQSLYSHSIGYMVSNSSISHRIGGLYCLFCLHETQPFKPPFRIYLCAREIKRLKELVVDAKKEKIEIVSILVKSMLERDLFLYGATDLKQGSVEERVNELTNLQDARVQHANKKLFKDTEIERYINMDMDKEFDVDSLKKMSRDYYSAKELAIKEAEKVVDTRDIKHIAENQILIGDVIGKTSEDWNVEKEMFYKKTGHVAEIQSKEQQNGNGEDFEAIEFNENSGEEDYVKDDFCDELEQQLLALT from the exons ATGGATCTCAAACCCTTTAGACTTGACATTGATGACCTTATCAATGAGTTTGCAAAG GGTGAAATGACTACATTAACtgatatgaagaaaatatggctTTCTAAAAAGTTCTCATGCATCTTTGAGGCTAAACCCAATTCAAAATTAGGTTTCTTTATGCAATCTCTTTATTCCCATTCCATag GTTACATGGTTTCTAATTCTTCCATATCACACAGAATCGGAGGGCTTTATTGTCTTTTCTGCCTACATGAAACACAACCATTCAAGCCTCCCTTCAGAATCTATTTATGTGCAA GGGAAATCAAGAGGCTTAAGGAACTTGTTGTTGATGCAAAAAAAGAGAAAATAGAAATTGTATCAATTTTAGTGAAAAGTATGTTAGAAAGGGATTTATTTCTATATGGAGCTACTGATTTAAAACAAGGATCTGTTGAAGAAAGGGTGAATGAATTAACAAACTTACAAGATGCACGTGTTCAACATGCCAATAAAAA GTTATTTAAAGACACGGAAATCGAACGATACATTAACATGGACATG gaTAAAGAATTTGATGTTGATTCACTCAAGAAAATGTCAAGAGATTATTATTCGGCTAAAGAGCTAGCCATAAAAG AAGCGGAAAAGGTGGTGGATACACGTGATATAAAGCACATTGCTGAAAACCAGATATTGATTGGGGATGTGATTGGGAAAACAAGTGAAGATTGGAATGTTGAGAAAGAAATGTTTTATAAGAAAACTGGACACGTGGCAGAAATCCAGAGCAAAGAACAGCAAAATGGAAATGGAGAAGACTTTGAAGCAATTGAGTTTAATGAGAATTCAGGAGAGGAAGATTATGTAAAAGATGACTTTTGTGATGAGTTAGAGCAACAATTATTAGCCttaacataa
- the LOC111877808 gene encoding transcription initiation factor IIA subunit 2 encodes MATFELYRRSTIGMCLTETLDEMVSSGILGPELAIQVLVQFDKSMAEALDNQVKTKVSIKGHLHTYRFCDNVWTFILQDALFKYDECQENVGRVKIVACDSKLLVQ; translated from the exons ATGGCAACATTTGAGTTGTATCGTAGGTCAACAATTGGAATGTGTTTGACTGAAACTTTGGATGAGATGGTATCAAGTGGAATTCTTGGTCCTGAGCTTGCTATCCAAGTTCTTGTTCAATTTGATAAG TCAATGGCTGAAGCTCTGGACAATCAGGTTAAGACGAAGGTTTCTATTAAG GGGCATTTGCACACGTACAGATTCTGTGACAATGTGTGGACATTCATTCTTCAAGATGCTCTGTTCAAGTATGATGAATGTCAGGAAAATGTTGGAAGGGTTAAGATAGTGGCATGTGACTCAAAATTGCTTGTTCAATGA